In Mycobacterium gallinarum, a single window of DNA contains:
- a CDS encoding ATP-binding cassette domain-containing protein, giving the protein MMCPPAPAITIRSGGWQRTFAAGHDVVVGRDIHADVRIPHPAISRSHVILRYLDGGWVAVDDNSFNGMFVADQRVQSVEIDDQRTIHLGAPDGPPLTFELGTAPPADDSPTQSRDSITIGRSVDNDIVVPDVLASLHHAQLVTTGVAVQLQNTDGRGTFVNGEKVADATLGEDDVVTIGNVDFVYTGGSLVRRTQPATTTGGLEVRDVSFAVGRDALLLDRISLDARPGTLTAVIGPSGSGKSTLSRVIVGAARPSGGSVSFDSRDLHDGYASLRSRIGMVPQDDVVHGRLTVAQALGFAAELRMPADTTEADRRRVIAQILEELELSAHAASRIDKLSGGQRKRVSVALELLTGPSLLVLDEPTTGLDPALDRAVMTMLRRLADAGRVVVVVTHSLTFLEDCDQVLLLAPGGKTAFCGPPAELASAMGTTNWADIFTMVSADPDDAQRRFIERSEPTVEHPEEAPPGTNDTASQLEAGAAVQAPQPAPTSRWRQFATIARRQVRLLIADRGYLAFLVVLPFIVGLLPLTVTGHAGFGHPPSDGSAPFEPKHVIALISFAAILMGATLTVRDLVGERAIFRREQSAGLSASAYLLAKIAVFGAVAVIQSAILVLVVTAPGIGKPGPSDAAALGIPMLELFVAVAATCVVATVLGLALSALARTNDQVIMLLAAALVTQLVFAGGFIPVTGRPALETIAWIMPGRWGFAATASTADLSNLVVGIAQDSHWQRSATSWLFDMVMLGVLTALCAGVARWRLRLPTG; this is encoded by the coding sequence ATGATGTGTCCTCCAGCGCCCGCGATCACCATCCGCTCCGGCGGCTGGCAACGCACGTTCGCCGCGGGTCACGACGTCGTCGTCGGGCGGGATATCCACGCCGACGTTCGCATCCCGCACCCGGCAATCTCCCGCTCGCATGTGATCCTGCGCTACCTCGACGGTGGCTGGGTCGCGGTCGACGACAACAGCTTCAACGGAATGTTCGTCGCGGACCAACGCGTGCAGTCCGTCGAGATCGACGATCAGCGGACCATCCATCTCGGGGCGCCCGACGGGCCGCCCCTGACGTTCGAGCTCGGCACCGCGCCACCAGCGGACGACAGCCCCACTCAGTCAAGGGATTCCATCACAATCGGCCGCTCCGTCGACAACGACATCGTCGTGCCGGATGTGCTGGCGTCACTTCACCACGCCCAGTTGGTCACCACGGGCGTTGCCGTGCAGTTGCAGAACACCGATGGCAGAGGCACATTCGTCAACGGCGAGAAGGTCGCCGACGCCACACTGGGTGAGGACGACGTCGTGACGATCGGCAACGTCGACTTCGTCTACACGGGTGGTTCCCTGGTGCGTCGCACCCAGCCGGCCACGACAACAGGCGGACTCGAGGTCCGCGATGTGAGCTTCGCGGTCGGACGCGATGCCCTTCTGCTGGACCGGATTTCGCTGGATGCCCGCCCCGGCACGTTGACAGCGGTGATCGGTCCCTCGGGCTCGGGAAAGTCCACGCTCTCCCGGGTGATCGTCGGTGCCGCCCGCCCGAGCGGCGGCTCGGTGTCATTCGACAGTCGCGACCTGCACGACGGATACGCGTCACTGCGCAGTCGGATCGGCATGGTGCCCCAGGACGACGTCGTGCACGGGCGGCTCACCGTCGCGCAGGCGCTGGGATTCGCCGCGGAACTGCGGATGCCCGCTGACACGACCGAGGCCGATCGGCGGCGCGTGATCGCCCAGATTCTCGAGGAACTCGAGTTGAGCGCCCACGCCGCTTCCCGCATCGACAAACTGTCCGGCGGGCAACGCAAGCGGGTGTCGGTCGCCTTGGAGCTGCTCACCGGCCCGTCGCTCCTGGTGCTCGACGAGCCCACCACGGGCCTGGATCCGGCACTGGACCGGGCCGTGATGACGATGCTGCGCCGCCTCGCCGATGCGGGACGCGTGGTCGTAGTGGTCACGCATTCGTTGACGTTCCTCGAGGATTGTGACCAGGTGCTGCTGTTGGCGCCCGGCGGTAAGACCGCCTTCTGCGGTCCCCCCGCCGAGCTCGCATCGGCGATGGGAACCACCAATTGGGCTGACATCTTCACGATGGTGAGCGCGGATCCCGACGACGCTCAGCGACGGTTCATCGAACGCTCCGAGCCGACGGTCGAACATCCGGAGGAGGCACCGCCGGGTACGAACGACACCGCTTCACAACTGGAGGCAGGCGCCGCGGTGCAGGCACCGCAACCGGCACCTACCAGCAGGTGGCGCCAATTCGCCACGATCGCCCGCCGCCAAGTGCGGCTCCTGATCGCCGACCGCGGCTACCTGGCGTTCCTCGTGGTGTTGCCGTTCATCGTCGGCCTGCTGCCGCTGACCGTCACCGGCCATGCGGGCTTCGGACATCCGCCGTCAGATGGCTCCGCGCCGTTCGAGCCCAAACACGTCATCGCATTGATCAGCTTCGCCGCAATATTGATGGGAGCGACCCTCACCGTTCGCGACCTGGTCGGCGAGCGCGCCATCTTCCGCCGCGAGCAGTCGGCCGGGTTGTCGGCCTCGGCGTACCTGCTCGCCAAGATCGCCGTGTTCGGTGCGGTCGCCGTCATTCAGTCAGCCATCTTGGTTCTCGTCGTCACGGCACCCGGAATCGGCAAGCCCGGACCGTCGGATGCGGCCGCACTGGGCATCCCCATGCTTGAGCTGTTCGTCGCAGTCGCGGCGACGTGCGTGGTTGCGACGGTACTAGGGCTGGCGCTATCGGCCCTGGCGCGAACCAACGATCAGGTCATCATGCTGCTGGCGGCGGCGCTCGTGACGCAACTGGTGTTCGCGGGCGGCTTCATCCCGGTGACGGGGCGGCCGGCACTAGAGACCATCGCGTGGATCATGCCGGGACGATGGGGTTTCGCGGCCACTGCCTCGACAGCGGATCTGAGCAACCTAGTGGTCGGGATCGCGCAGGACTCACACTGGCAGCGCTCGGCGACGTCGTGGCTTTTCGACATGGTCATGCTGGGTGTCTTGACAGCCCTGTGCGCCGGTGTCGCACGGTGGAGGCTGCGCCTCCCGACCGGATGA
- a CDS encoding phosphatidate cytidylyltransferase, which translates to MAIVESLIDRYLWFVHLDRRMPLNLDLGPLHIHLYSRAVFFMWVTAALLALAGIAVLISRKPELVQKWRTWVLIAPIVGFPMWIGEGTTAALAAVLAVVAVIEYSRLTQLAKADTCVLVALAVMYPLAAWLRPSLLHLAPVVLLLCALPSVLGGDVDNGARRSAFTAFGSVWICWSLSHLVMVWPDSFLVCFAVAATDVAAWCGGKGLRRMAWARRPLSPLSPNKTIGGLVGAIIGAFIILTLLGTISIGLLIAVSIGGVFGDLLESMLKRQAKVKDAGDWLPGFGGLLDRIDSLLLVLPLAYFLG; encoded by the coding sequence ATGGCGATCGTTGAGTCGCTCATCGACCGGTACTTGTGGTTCGTTCACCTCGATCGGCGGATGCCGCTCAATCTCGACCTCGGCCCGCTGCACATCCATCTCTATTCCCGCGCCGTATTTTTCATGTGGGTGACGGCCGCGCTCCTGGCACTGGCCGGGATCGCGGTGCTCATCTCGCGCAAGCCCGAACTGGTCCAGAAATGGCGCACCTGGGTGCTGATCGCCCCCATCGTCGGCTTTCCCATGTGGATCGGCGAAGGCACCACCGCCGCGCTGGCCGCCGTACTGGCCGTCGTCGCCGTGATCGAGTATTCGCGGCTGACGCAACTGGCGAAAGCAGACACCTGCGTCCTGGTGGCACTGGCCGTGATGTATCCGCTGGCGGCCTGGCTGCGCCCGTCGCTACTGCACCTTGCGCCTGTCGTTCTGCTGCTGTGCGCGCTGCCGTCGGTGCTCGGTGGCGACGTCGACAACGGCGCCAGGCGCAGCGCTTTCACCGCGTTCGGCTCGGTTTGGATCTGCTGGTCGCTGTCTCACCTGGTGATGGTCTGGCCGGATTCGTTCCTCGTGTGCTTCGCCGTCGCGGCCACGGATGTCGCCGCGTGGTGCGGCGGAAAGGGCTTGCGCCGTATGGCCTGGGCACGCCGCCCACTGTCCCCGTTGAGCCCCAACAAGACGATCGGCGGTTTGGTCGGCGCCATCATCGGGGCGTTCATCATCCTCACGCTGCTGGGGACCATCTCGATCGGCTTGCTGATCGCTGTCTCTATCGGCGGTGTCTTCGGCGACCTCCTCGAGTCCATGTTGAAGCGGCAGGCGAAGGTCAAGGATGCCGGCGACTGGCTGCCGGGCTTCGGCGGTCTGCTCGATCGGATCGATTCGCTGTTGCTCGTCCTCCCGTTGGCGTACTTCCTAGGATGA
- a CDS encoding CDP-alcohol phosphatidyltransferase family protein — MNTHITIHTVAQATPRGARATGLYALKPWFTGRLTFAVNAAVARQVSPDVFTAAGVVAAGAAGVAVAFGCWPLAAVFMVLRLAGANLDGAVARARGVSRPWGFVVNEIGDRTADLLAFAGLAVWAAQQSGPDMNWQSWPVLLVLVAAIAATLPTFASLAAAGAGATRRNGGPLGKTERCLVVVLATAFPGLMPFLLGQLVTGSLITAVLRLRAAHRELKAQQIEPMADVVPFARLTRAEAA, encoded by the coding sequence GTGAACACACACATCACTATTCACACCGTCGCCCAGGCGACGCCGCGGGGAGCACGCGCGACTGGCCTCTACGCGCTGAAGCCATGGTTCACCGGTCGTTTGACATTCGCCGTCAACGCCGCCGTCGCTCGACAGGTGTCTCCGGACGTGTTCACCGCCGCCGGCGTCGTCGCGGCCGGCGCGGCTGGAGTCGCGGTCGCGTTCGGCTGCTGGCCGCTCGCGGCGGTGTTCATGGTGCTGCGGCTTGCCGGCGCCAACCTCGACGGTGCGGTCGCCCGAGCCCGCGGCGTCAGCCGGCCCTGGGGCTTCGTCGTCAACGAGATCGGTGACCGCACCGCGGATCTGTTGGCGTTCGCCGGCCTCGCGGTATGGGCCGCACAGCAGAGTGGTCCAGATATGAACTGGCAGTCCTGGCCGGTTCTCCTGGTCCTGGTGGCCGCGATCGCCGCGACACTCCCCACGTTCGCATCGCTGGCCGCGGCCGGGGCGGGCGCAACCCGACGCAACGGTGGCCCGCTCGGAAAGACCGAACGCTGCCTCGTCGTGGTGTTGGCGACCGCCTTTCCGGGCCTCATGCCTTTCTTGCTCGGGCAGCTGGTGACTGGTTCGCTCATCACGGCGGTGCTGCGCCTGCGGGCCGCGCACCGCGAACTGAAAGCGCAGCAGATCGAACCGATGGCCGACGTAGTACCGTTCGCTCGCTTGACGCGCGCCGAGGCGGCCTGA
- a CDS encoding LLM class flavin-dependent oxidoreductase, with the protein MRFGNFMAPFHPTGQNPTLALERDLKLIQAMDELGFHEAWIGEHHSAGFEIIASPEVFIAVAAERTKHIKLGTGVSSLPYHNPLMLADRMVLLDHLTRGRVMLGCGPGQLTSDAHMLGIPADVQRPRMEQCLDAIMRLLRGETVTMDTDGFTLQDARLQLKPYSDPCFDVAVAASFSPTGPRGAGKHGIGMLSIAATARQGMNMLAHHWSTWEEVAADHGHVADRSKWRLVGPMHLAETREQAERDVEYGIAEFSRYFSHILPAGPVQGDTPAEIIANNRESGFAVIGTPEDAVAKIEELVEASDGGFGAFLLFDHDWAPPAAKLKSYDLFAQYVIPHFTGQLKGPSASADWVAASGTEFVDRASHAIGKAIEDHAAERAARPAT; encoded by the coding sequence ATGCGATTCGGAAACTTCATGGCGCCGTTCCATCCCACTGGACAGAATCCGACGCTCGCTCTCGAGCGTGACCTCAAACTGATCCAAGCGATGGACGAGCTTGGATTCCACGAGGCGTGGATCGGCGAGCACCATTCCGCCGGGTTCGAGATCATCGCTTCACCGGAGGTGTTCATCGCCGTCGCCGCCGAGCGAACCAAGCACATCAAGCTCGGGACCGGCGTCAGCTCGCTGCCGTACCACAACCCCCTGATGCTCGCGGATCGCATGGTGCTGCTCGACCATCTCACCCGAGGCCGGGTCATGCTCGGCTGCGGGCCAGGCCAGCTCACCTCCGACGCGCATATGCTCGGCATTCCTGCCGATGTGCAGCGACCCCGTATGGAGCAGTGCCTCGACGCGATCATGCGATTGCTGCGCGGCGAGACCGTCACCATGGACACCGACGGCTTCACGCTCCAGGACGCCCGGCTGCAGCTGAAACCCTACAGCGACCCCTGCTTCGATGTCGCTGTCGCAGCGTCCTTCTCCCCCACCGGCCCACGCGGAGCGGGCAAGCACGGGATAGGCATGCTGTCGATAGCGGCGACCGCGAGACAAGGCATGAACATGCTCGCCCACCATTGGTCGACGTGGGAGGAGGTCGCCGCAGACCATGGCCATGTCGCCGACCGCTCCAAATGGCGACTCGTCGGCCCGATGCACCTCGCCGAGACTCGCGAGCAGGCAGAACGCGACGTCGAATACGGAATCGCCGAATTCTCGCGCTATTTCAGCCACATCCTCCCGGCCGGACCCGTACAGGGCGACACACCGGCGGAGATCATCGCCAACAATCGTGAGTCCGGCTTCGCAGTCATCGGGACACCCGAGGACGCGGTCGCCAAGATCGAGGAACTCGTCGAGGCGAGCGACGGCGGATTCGGCGCATTTCTGTTGTTCGATCACGACTGGGCGCCTCCCGCTGCCAAGCTCAAGAGCTATGACCTCTTCGCGCAATACGTGATCCCACATTTCACGGGCCAACTGAAGGGACCCTCCGCTTCGGCCGACTGGGTAGCCGCAAGCGGTACCGAGTTCGTCGACCGCGCGTCGCATGCGATCGGCAAGGCGATCGAGGACCACGCGGCCGAACGGGCGGCGCGTCCCGCCACCTAG
- a CDS encoding OsmC family protein, with protein sequence MTTPETAEDPASTETTVVVEGMNPKTLTQRISVGEHQLVADEPRPIGEDAGPTPYDLLLGALGACTSMTVRMYANRKDWPLDQVRVSLRHSRIHAQDCADCETRIGMLDHIDLGIELFGDLDDAQRQRLLLIAGRCPIHQTLTSEIHIVTTLR encoded by the coding sequence ATGACAACACCCGAGACGGCCGAGGATCCGGCGTCGACAGAGACCACCGTCGTCGTGGAGGGGATGAACCCGAAAACCCTCACCCAGCGGATCAGCGTGGGGGAGCACCAACTGGTTGCCGACGAGCCGCGGCCGATCGGCGAGGATGCGGGTCCGACACCCTACGATCTGCTACTCGGCGCGCTCGGCGCCTGTACTTCCATGACAGTGCGGATGTATGCCAATCGCAAGGACTGGCCGCTTGACCAAGTGCGAGTCTCGTTGCGGCACTCGCGTATTCACGCGCAAGACTGTGCAGACTGCGAAACTCGCATCGGAATGCTCGACCATATCGATCTCGGCATTGAGTTGTTCGGCGATCTCGATGACGCCCAGCGGCAACGATTGCTCCTGATCGCCGGACGCTGCCCGATTCATCAGACCCTGACCTCGGAGATCCACATCGTCACGACATTGCGCTGA
- a CDS encoding CsbD family protein: MGAGDKASNKIDNAGGKAKEALGKVTGDSSTENEGKIDQAKSNLKDAGEKIKDAFKN, translated from the coding sequence ATGGGTGCAGGCGACAAAGCAAGCAACAAGATCGATAACGCGGGCGGCAAGGCCAAGGAGGCCCTCGGGAAGGTGACCGGCGACAGCAGCACCGAGAACGAGGGCAAGATCGATCAGGCCAAGTCGAACCTCAAGGACGCCGGCGAGAAGATCAAGGACGCGTTCAAGAACTAG
- a CDS encoding PP2C family protein-serine/threonine phosphatase, producing the protein MTDHSIEDSWQHAPSGQIIADTDGRMIQVNATLMKWLGYEPDTLRGKLFTDLLTVSGRILYDTHFGPLLNMGGELNGVTVDMVSVDGARLPMFLTANVKSDAYRKPQFLRISIVDASDRRAYEADLLQARQQAEREQGRGRKFAETLRRSLLPPVLSPPAGLEAAAYYFTASVDEVGGDFYDLFPLSRTTWGFFLGDVSGKGVEAAVVTSLTRYTLRAAAVYDDDPMEVLHNLNTVLSQELGGELSRFCTLIFGKLTMSGEGFDVHLGSGGHPPPLLFGADGGAYYVDTIGGHAVGITSEPHFVASRFVLAPGDTLMLYTDGLTEALTGVGRERYDDEGALLRFAKAHSPTSASHIVESVSGLLEGLGAGVEDDTAVLALGLPPRR; encoded by the coding sequence ATGACCGATCACTCCATCGAGGATTCTTGGCAACACGCTCCGAGCGGACAGATCATCGCCGACACCGACGGACGCATGATCCAAGTGAATGCCACGTTGATGAAGTGGCTCGGATACGAGCCTGATACGTTGCGCGGCAAGCTATTCACCGATCTCCTGACCGTCAGTGGACGCATCTTGTACGACACTCATTTCGGGCCACTGCTGAACATGGGCGGCGAACTCAACGGTGTGACGGTCGACATGGTGTCTGTTGACGGGGCACGGCTCCCGATGTTTCTCACCGCGAACGTGAAGAGTGATGCCTACCGGAAGCCGCAATTTCTTCGAATCAGCATCGTGGACGCATCCGATCGCCGTGCCTACGAAGCAGATCTCCTACAGGCCCGCCAGCAGGCCGAAAGAGAGCAGGGGCGAGGCAGGAAGTTCGCCGAAACGTTGCGACGCTCATTGCTTCCGCCGGTGTTGTCACCACCTGCCGGCCTGGAAGCCGCCGCGTACTACTTCACCGCTTCGGTCGACGAGGTGGGTGGCGATTTCTATGACCTCTTCCCGCTGTCGCGCACGACGTGGGGATTCTTCCTCGGCGATGTTTCGGGTAAGGGCGTCGAAGCCGCCGTGGTGACCAGTCTCACCCGGTATACATTGCGCGCCGCGGCCGTTTACGACGACGACCCGATGGAAGTCCTGCACAACCTCAACACCGTCCTGAGCCAGGAACTCGGTGGCGAACTCAGCCGGTTCTGCACCCTGATCTTCGGGAAACTGACCATGAGCGGCGAGGGCTTCGACGTCCACCTGGGCAGCGGCGGGCACCCGCCACCCCTACTGTTCGGCGCCGACGGCGGCGCCTACTACGTCGACACCATCGGCGGCCACGCCGTCGGCATCACATCCGAGCCGCACTTCGTCGCCAGCCGATTCGTCCTCGCACCCGGTGACACGCTCATGCTCTACACCGATGGGCTTACGGAAGCCCTCACCGGTGTCGGCCGCGAACGATACGACGACGAAGGTGCACTCCTGCGTTTCGCTAAAGCACACTCGCCGACATCCGCATCCCACATCGTCGAATCCGTGTCCGGCCTCCTCGAGGGTCTCGGTGCAGGCGTCGAGGACGACACAGCCGTGTTGGCGCTCGGCTTGCCGCCAAGGCGCTGA
- a CDS encoding TetR/AcrR family transcriptional regulator, which yields MVRQVTAPRRRSEKSRVAIVTATRELLLERGFDGTSIEAVAARAGVGKQTIYRWWPTRPALVADVLLADADKIIAAVKHTDDLVDDLVRWAGRLAATLTTERGSAMLRILTVACMEHEDTAIRLRAGFSAPLLESVRMRLLAGAVDEATAASAADAIVGAVVYPILSEGRGYGRKRAEATTRLIIAGLAI from the coding sequence ATGGTCCGCCAAGTCACAGCTCCGCGCCGCCGCAGCGAGAAGTCGCGCGTCGCGATCGTCACCGCAACGCGTGAGTTGCTGCTCGAGCGCGGCTTCGACGGGACGAGCATCGAGGCCGTGGCCGCCCGCGCCGGCGTCGGTAAGCAGACCATCTACCGTTGGTGGCCCACCCGTCCTGCCCTGGTAGCCGACGTTCTGCTCGCCGATGCGGACAAGATCATCGCCGCGGTGAAGCACACCGATGACCTCGTCGACGACCTGGTGCGGTGGGCGGGCAGGCTGGCCGCGACGTTGACCACCGAGCGCGGATCGGCGATGTTGCGCATCCTCACGGTGGCCTGCATGGAGCACGAGGACACGGCGATCAGGCTGCGCGCGGGATTCAGCGCACCGCTACTGGAGAGTGTTCGCATGCGACTGCTTGCAGGTGCCGTGGACGAGGCGACCGCCGCATCGGCGGCAGACGCGATCGTGGGGGCGGTTGTCTATCCGATTCTGTCCGAGGGGCGCGGGTACGGGCGAAAGCGGGCCGAGGCCACCACACGGCTGATCATCGCGGGGCTGGCGATCTAA
- a CDS encoding acyl-CoA dehydrogenase yields the protein MPIGLTPEQGQLEEAVGRFAARHAAVDQTRGSFDEIAEGTLPKWWDDFVAQGFHAVHLPESIGGQGGSLVDAACVIEAAATALLPGPLLPTVVAGAITLSADSAPAANTLLSDLAAGVAATVVLPEFGDLRANVVDGAWRVRGSSGDVLGLCSAGAILVAARRADGETLWCVVDPAAAEVSVQARGGTDLTVDVGILHLDDLDVPDALVLNGIDDDAAWDIAVALSACASAGTLQWAVDAVTEHLRTREQFGKPIGTFQALQHEAAMLLVNSELASAAAWDAVRAADEAPEQRQLAAAGAAIMAVAPAPELLLDALTMFGAIGFTWEHDVHLHWRRVTSLAASMGPITGWSRRLGELSRTHVRDMSVKLGDGEAEFRARIADVLDRALELRNDKPSPLGDYDHLATGPQRTLIADSGLMAPHWQPPWGVGATPLQQLIIDDEFAKRPDLVRPSLNIAEWILPSLISSGSEELQQQLIPPTQRGELLWCQLFSEPGAGSDLAALSTRAVKVDGGWRINGHKIWTSSAQYADYGALLARTDPDAPKHKGIGYFIIDMRAEGVEIQPIKTADRDPHFNEVFLADVFVPDQMLLGGPTDGWSLAIATMAQERVAIGAYVHIDRAGALRHLAGEAGPDQGTVLSALGELDAYSNAIKALGVRETIRLLDGQSAGPASSIAKVATSIMLRRTFKATLELAGPVAVVEQSEPAIVAPYLRLPAELIGGGTRQIQLNIIAQMIMGLPRK from the coding sequence GTGCCGATCGGGCTCACCCCGGAGCAGGGGCAACTGGAAGAGGCGGTCGGCCGCTTCGCGGCACGGCATGCCGCTGTGGACCAGACCCGCGGCTCGTTCGACGAGATTGCTGAAGGAACGCTGCCCAAGTGGTGGGATGATTTTGTAGCACAAGGCTTTCACGCGGTACACCTCCCCGAATCCATTGGCGGACAGGGCGGTTCGCTGGTGGATGCGGCGTGCGTCATCGAGGCCGCGGCCACCGCGCTGCTACCCGGGCCGCTGCTGCCGACAGTTGTCGCCGGCGCCATCACTCTTTCGGCCGACAGTGCGCCCGCAGCGAACACGTTGTTGAGCGATCTCGCCGCTGGGGTTGCCGCCACCGTCGTGCTACCTGAGTTCGGCGACTTGCGCGCGAACGTTGTCGACGGCGCATGGCGCGTGAGGGGATCGTCGGGCGACGTTCTCGGGCTGTGCTCGGCCGGGGCGATACTGGTGGCCGCCCGGCGTGCGGACGGCGAGACGCTGTGGTGCGTCGTCGATCCGGCTGCCGCTGAGGTGTCGGTACAGGCGCGTGGCGGCACTGACCTCACCGTCGACGTCGGCATTCTGCACCTTGATGATCTCGACGTGCCGGATGCGCTGGTGCTGAACGGCATCGACGACGACGCGGCATGGGATATCGCCGTCGCACTATCGGCCTGCGCCTCAGCCGGAACGTTGCAGTGGGCGGTCGATGCGGTGACCGAGCACCTGCGGACCCGGGAACAGTTCGGCAAGCCCATCGGAACCTTTCAGGCGCTCCAGCACGAAGCGGCGATGTTGCTCGTCAACAGCGAACTGGCCTCGGCGGCAGCGTGGGACGCGGTGCGCGCCGCGGACGAAGCGCCGGAGCAACGGCAACTGGCGGCTGCCGGCGCCGCCATCATGGCGGTCGCGCCTGCACCCGAGCTGTTGCTCGACGCGTTGACGATGTTCGGCGCGATCGGGTTCACCTGGGAGCACGACGTGCACCTGCACTGGCGACGCGTGACCAGTTTGGCTGCTTCGATGGGGCCGATCACCGGATGGTCGCGTCGCCTCGGCGAACTGAGCCGGACGCATGTTCGCGACATGTCGGTGAAGCTCGGCGACGGCGAAGCGGAATTCCGCGCGAGGATTGCCGACGTGCTGGACCGGGCGCTCGAACTGCGTAACGACAAGCCGAGTCCGCTTGGGGATTACGACCACCTGGCGACCGGGCCCCAGCGCACGCTCATCGCGGACTCCGGATTGATGGCGCCGCATTGGCAACCCCCGTGGGGCGTGGGTGCGACGCCCCTGCAGCAGCTGATCATCGACGATGAATTCGCCAAGCGGCCCGATCTGGTACGCCCGTCGCTGAACATCGCCGAGTGGATCCTGCCGTCGCTCATCAGCTCGGGATCGGAAGAACTTCAGCAGCAACTGATTCCGCCGACACAGCGCGGTGAGTTGCTCTGGTGCCAGCTGTTCAGTGAACCCGGTGCCGGATCGGACCTCGCGGCACTGAGCACACGTGCGGTGAAGGTCGACGGCGGATGGCGCATCAACGGCCACAAGATCTGGACGTCGTCGGCGCAATACGCCGACTACGGTGCACTGCTGGCGAGAACTGACCCAGATGCCCCGAAACACAAGGGCATCGGCTACTTCATCATCGACATGCGTGCCGAGGGTGTGGAAATCCAACCGATCAAGACGGCGGACCGTGACCCGCATTTCAACGAGGTGTTTCTCGCCGATGTCTTCGTGCCCGACCAGATGTTGCTCGGGGGACCGACGGACGGATGGAGTCTCGCGATCGCCACGATGGCCCAAGAACGTGTGGCGATCGGCGCGTACGTGCACATCGACCGCGCCGGTGCCCTGCGGCATCTCGCCGGCGAGGCCGGGCCCGATCAGGGCACGGTGCTCAGCGCGCTGGGCGAACTGGATGCCTACAGCAACGCGATCAAGGCGCTCGGCGTGCGCGAGACGATTCGGCTGCTCGACGGACAAAGCGCCGGACCCGCTTCGAGCATCGCCAAGGTGGCCACCAGCATCATGCTGCGCCGCACCTTCAAGGCCACGCTCGAGTTGGCCGGCCCCGTTGCGGTGGTCGAACAGTCGGAACCCGCGATCGTCGCACCGTACCTGCGGCTCCCCGCCGAACTGATCGGCGGCGGCACCCGCCAGATCCAGCTCAACATCATCGCCCAGATGATCATGGGTCTGCCCCGCAAGTAG